In Pieris napi chromosome 8, ilPieNapi1.2, whole genome shotgun sequence, the genomic stretch ACTGTGTGAATCGGACTAGATTCAAAAAATTGGACAGATGGCTGGAGGGTTACGTAGGAAGTTGTTGGACGGTGCAGATTAAGTATTATGGTCAGAGTCAGGAATTTAtgagcatattttattgtaaaatattttgtttcatacaaacaaccattgagaaataattgttttaatacaattattatttcacaatcgttggttgtaattcttcctagaaagatattcgagcgactcatggccacgtgtaataccttttcagaatccctattaaatgcgccaaaacttgtagtacagggacacttttcggtggagtaattttttttcacagtggggtccgaagtaaacaaaaatgtatgatttgaaaaaatgttatatcgtatcacttaatattatcttgaatacactcaataaacaactataaatagtatgtctaacgcaagaactcatcagtaccaatctagtggatattatgagaaagatacaggatgtagatattttcgaattttaagaagaattagtaaaaaaaagtcaattttcatataaaaccaaaataaatcataactctgcaggggttgaccttagagacctcccgtagaacaattttttgccgctgatgacctcatctatcccctatttgcgtttgatccacgactttttggccaccctgtatatatatatatatacaccaTTCTGAACTCACTGATTTGacgtttaatattaatattaatgggCAATCACGAACAATTAACGACTTCTAtaagatataattaattcttcacttattatttcgtattaatcattttaaatctaataggcaagtaggttatcagcctccagtgcctgacacacgcaatcgactttttgggtctaagacatgtcggtttcctcacgatgttttccttcaccgttcgagcaaatgttaaatgcgcacatataaagaaagtccattggtgcacagccggggatcgaacctacgacctcaggtatgagaggcgcacgctgaagccactaggccaacactgctgtatGAAGTATACGCGTTGGGTCTCCGAATTTatgatttgtttaataaatatattcattacTTACACTAGAATTGGGCGTTCTCTCTGCATCCGAGAAAAGTGGTTTCCTCTCCAAATCGCTACTTTTCTCAGACGGTTTCTCTTTCACCTCCTCTAGCGGAATATCTGGAACGACTTGCAGATCTTCCGGTGGATTTGGCACAACCACATAACTAGCTATAATACTAGATAGCTGGTCTAGCACCTGTAAATGCGAggtggtttttgaagttattcttctttaggcgcgttatgaaaaatttatgtgagtgaaattttacgatgcgcgcgcaccgtgacacaaaattaacagaatgaagttgcccacggaagatgctacggcattggacataatttaaaaacaacattcaaatttcaaataataatagaatttatgttacacttaatgtaaaagaataataataaatatttatttatttaatttttcaaatgtaaactgaactttattgactccttttccagtctttgattatttaattgtaataaattatttgcatgcaatcaaaaactatttttaataatgccaaagaagtataacttcttacgcgcgcgtacataagggtgtacacgcacccttttttttctcaattcGAAATCTCTACGATTACAAACtcattagttttataaaattaaaactattatttcgACTACATTTTACGTAATATTTGTGTACAAACACAATAAAGATACAGTTTCTTAGGGCGTTGACTAGGCGCAAGCGTCATCAGCAACagaaagtattataaaaatatcatcatCAGCAAAGTCCAGTCTGACATTCGTGCGGAGTATAAAAGAATTCTCAATAAGGGCCCATTTCTAGGCAGAGCCCAATTACCTGTGTGTTACTTTGTGCATACcatgttttttaaacataaaaaacagTGTAAATCTGACTGACGTATCATTAACAACATCGACATATATTCCAAAGctacggtttcctagaaaagcggtgccgttatctaacggctaacggccgtaatgtaacgttgggtgtcgtcacccatacgttgtctataaataacatcgaaagtaggttttctagagaacgagtgtcaccgtaacgtcaaatagcggtgctgtcatttgcatgacggccgtcatagcggtgataaacattagttcaacgtttttctcgtgtagcggtgcccatatttaattaatataatgagtggaaacgtgacttggagcgaaaatgattgtttttatgcattatgttaaaaagtaaagacggccgttagttaacggcaccgcttttctaggaaccCTAAGCTTAAGTGTCGTGCTTGTTGCCATGGTAACCATTCTATCTGTATAGACATAACATTGTTACCATGTTGACAAAAATAGCCCAAAATATGCAACTTTTATACACAACTATTAGCTTATTCTTGTTTTAAGAGAAATCTCTAactataaatatcaattacCTGATCGGCGACAAGTCTATGTTTAGGATCCTTAACCAACAGCCTCTGTATGAGAAAAACTGTGTTGTCAGAAACATGAACTGGGTTGCCATcccttaaatataaaatataatgtttaattgtcaattaacacacaaatacatatatcatacaattgattttgaaattgaaagcgaaacaaaaacagtttcatcattgtattttttttaataataaataaatgttttgcctaataattaaacataatatacttacGGTGGTATATTATAGTTTGCAGCTTGTATCCTACTAAATAACTGGGCTAGACTTGTATCACAGAATGGAAATTGTCCATACAACATTGTGTATAGAACAACTCCTAATGCCCACATATCTGATGGCTTGCCTAAGTAAGGCTTACACATTAGAACATCTGGTGATATGTACGCTGGAGATCCTGAAAtcacaaatttataaatttaagtagGAAGAGCATCTCAAGTACTATAGGCGACAGCACTCGGTGGAAAATTGTCAGGGGGTTTGTGTTCACAGACTCTTGACGGCTCTATGACACAAGATTATTCTATAAGCATTGAAATAACCTTCCCTTcagtttttctaatattttctgttatgcttgtattgatattttttataatgttaaaatattattttttataagtgcTTGGCACATTTAAAACTTActggaaataataaaaaaaccttaCTGTAAATAGTTTCAAATTACACTTACTAACCAAGATTACATTGTCTGAaggatataaattataatcatttataataataattgaactacgatttttgttaatatattggTCAGACTTAGATGAAATTAGGAGATTTAGAAGATTATCAAATGAAAGTAGTAGTAATAGGTCAGAATATGTAATTTAGTAAgaattgataaattatttagacaGAAATTACTTATTAGACATTATACCGATAGTTAGCTCAATAAGCATAAACATACAGCATCAGATTAGTGGCCACATGTTGTGCGTTTATACCCTGGTCCccatattatataagaaactAAATGTACTTTACAGGGAAAGAAAACCCTGTACTATACATACACTTTTTATGACAAGACTGTGTATCaatcaaaattttaacatgatGCATGCAATTTTATCATGCATGCATACTTCtctcaaatattaaaaattttgacaaattaaatatcaatgataaatttactttaaggAAAAACTATAATTGAAATAGACCTATATCTATTACTCATGAAGGCAAAAgcaatacaaatttatattgttatatttattgcaattttaatgtatgttgaaaaatttaacattttacacctgaaaattaatataaaagatacCTCTCTGATCCTTTAATAAGTCTCTATCACTGCCAAGATGTGTTCCTAAAcagaaatttgttaaaatcacCCGTCCTGTCCTTTGGTTTAATACAATATTGCCTAATTTTAGATCTCTGTGTACTATGTTTCTCTGAAAAAAAGGGATAAggcatattatttattaattaaatatgttctaTGATTACAAAACAATTTGCATTTATCATGACATAATAATTGATGTTTAATATGTTATGCTATGCAAATtcctaataataaacaatatttcataatatgttCAGGACTGCCTCAATGGTTTAGTTGCTAAAGGTTGGTTTTCttcgccgccacaagcaatgacatttaagcaaGCATCCAATTCATTCAAgcgatccttgaaatgtgaacttatacagaaatattatcaaagacATAATATTACGTATTATGGCTAATACAATATTGTGGGAGATCAAACACACATTTGcgtaaaaacttaattatagtAACTAACCTTATGTAAATTAGCAACTACTCTCACAATATCATAGAATATCAAAATTGCCTCTTTTTCAGGTACTTTCTTGACTTTTGTAACATActgttgtaaattaattaactcgCTCCCTTTTTCACTAAATTGGTGGGCACTGACACAGTCAAGCACCAGAAAGAGCCTCTGTCGCACCCTAccagtataaataaaaccagGTCCATTTGGGTTGGGCGCTTCTTCTAGAGCATGATCCTGTAagacaaacaataaaaaaacaaacattaagtTCTACTCTTacataaatgaatttaattagcTGGACTTTACCTGATAGGAAAACTTGTTaacctaataattaaaatgctaGTATAAAACGTATATAATGAGTTATATAGATTGAAAGAAAATGTTTAGTACTAATTTTTTCTGGAATATTATCCATATTAATCAAATCAATTATTAAACTCTCACACTATTTTACGATAAATATAGCTAACAActtgtttgtttataaaactggtgcaattattatattatattatggaGTTATTTATGTACCTTAAAAAGTCCATGGTGATGTCCCACACCATCCCGATCCtctaataatgataataatgaatacTCTGTATGTAACAGCATTTTCCCCTGTCTATCATCTTGTGTTTCAGGCTGCCCCTCAGGCTTTAacgtaagaatttttatttgatagaaatCGTCACTTTTCTCCTTGCGTGCCAGGCACTGTACAATGCTCTTAACCGGACTAGGACCCAATTTTGGCCCAAGCAAATATGGCCCAGCTTTACGTACAACCTTGTCGGGAACAGGTGTGCCAGGGGCTGGAACATCAGTAGCGTTATACAACACTTTTATCTTCTTTGAGTGAGACGATGCTTTCTTTGAATTCTTTAGCACTGAACTAGATGTAGAGTTTGCATATGCTGATAATCTTGGAATCTTGGCGTTTGGTTGCAATAACAAAGGTCGTGATCTCTTTCCGTGATTCACAGTACTTTCTGGTTTTTCTTGATCCATTATTACTTAGTAAAGGTAAGCATATGATATTTGACacttaatacaaaaaaggcttatctaatattaaattgataaatctgtaataaatgtatatataatataatcaaaatacttttatttatttagtggtgtgtgaaattaaaattgagaAATGTACAGTTTCAACACACAGCCACAGATCATGTAGAAGTAAACAGTAAACACACAGGTATGATCATAATATGATGTATGAGCTACGAGACGGCCTCAACAGCGTCTATTagacaaataaattttgtccAGCCAGCGTGACCCTATAAACCGAAACGCTAACTGAAACGCTAGAATGTTGTAGTCATCTTTGAACGAACgtatagtttgttttactgTTTTTTCAGACGTGAACGAATAAATTAGTTTATCGACCAATCGCAAAGTAAACTACTCGACGTCGAGTGTTGCATGTATTGcattaaacatacataaaaactataaataagcatgttttaatttgcaagttaataataataaaatatctgtcTATCTACTGCCAATAAAGTAAGAGTAAAATGTTCACATTAAAGATGCGACTAGCGTGAGGTATTTCAAGCCCCAgaaattaaaagaatattGCAATATCGAGTCacacttatatatttaataaatgtaaattttaaaaaatgattaaacaTTTAAGAATGAAGATCAAGTTTCACAGCTCAATACATTAAagtagaatattattaatatgattaCAACAGCTAATTGTTTCACAACATTGCGTGATCGGTGTTTCCGTATTCCGAGATGTATATGACATAAGACATTGAAATTTTGACAGATTTTTTAACCATGTTTTTATTGGAACATAAGATTGTGTGGGATCTTGTCGAATAAATGTGACATAATAATCATAacgaaaaacatttaattactgaaaataaaaattttaccatAACAGTATGTGGAAAGGTCTTAGGCTTACACAATCCCAACTTTCGAAGCTTCACTTCAAGGGGCACAAACTACATCCACTTGGTGTTCCGGCTTTAGATTCTGTTCTAAACCAGTGGTACGAATTTTGCAAGAAACCTCCCAAAGGATTTGAAAAGTATTTTCAGCCAGGAACTAGTCAGAAACAGCAAAAGAAACCTGAAAAAGATGCTTCGCCTGCGCCATCTAAATCTTCACCGCCACCTCCAAAGGCAAGTTCATCTCAAGATAAATGGAATATCAATATGTTCAATACTCCTGGCGGCAGGGGAACTGGACGTGGTGGTTATGAAGGACAAGATCGTGAAAAATGGATTATGTTTGGTGCTTTGGGTGTAGTCACTTTAATTGCCTCAATTGCATATTTTGAACTAAAATACCGAGAAATTAGTTGGCGTGATTTcgtaaattcatatttaaagaaagGCATAGTTGAAAAACTAGAGGTTATTAATAAGAAGTGGGTGAGAGTAAGATTACAACCAGGCACTTTTGAAGGGAAAGTAATATGGTTTGCAATTGGCAGTGTTGATTCTTTTGAGAGGAACTTGGAGAATGCTCAAGGAGAAATGAATGTAGAACCACAAAATTTCCTACCAGTCATATACAGAACTGAAGTTGAGGCATCAAGCTTAACAGGAATGCTGcctacattattaataattggatttttaatttatatgatgAGAAGATCAGCGGACATGATGGGAAGAGGTGGTCGTAAGGGTGGAGGACTTTTTGGAGGTGTCATGGAATCTACTGCAAAATTAATCAATCCAACTGACATTGGTGTAAAGTTTCAAGATGTTGCTGGCTGTGAGGAagctaaaattgaaataatggAGTTTGTCAACTTTCTAAAGAATCCACAGCAATATATTGACTTAGGGGCAAAAATTCCGAAGGGAGCTTTGCTTACTGGCCCTCCTGGAACAGGAAAGACATTGCTTGCTAAAGCTACTGCTGGAGAAGCAAATGTTCCATTTTTAACTGTTTCTGGTTCAGAATTTTTGGAAATGTTTGTAGGTGTTGGGCCTTCCAGAGTTAGAGATATGTTTTCAATGGCTCGTAAGCATGCTCCATGCATTCTTTTTATTGATGAAATTGATGCAGTGGGTCGAAAGCGAGGTGGCCGTAGCTTTGGAGGCCATTCTGAGcaagaaaatacattaaatcaGCTTTTAGTTGAGATGGATGGATTTAATACAACTACTAATGTAGTAGTGCTGGCTGCAACTAACAGAGTTGATATTCTAGACAAAGCCCTTTTAAGACCTGGCAGATTTGATAGGCAAATCTTTGTCCCAGCACCGGATATCAAGGGTAGAGCCTCTATTTTTAAAGTGCATTTAACTCCGTTAAAAACAActcttaataaacaaaatttagcCAGAAAAATGGCTGCTTTAACACCAGGtacttattacaattattattatgtaaaatacttGAAATTATAAGTTTCCCTTAATTTTCAATCTAAACTAACATACatcatttgatttttttaaatacaagaaACGAAAACATTTTCTCCTTTAACTGAATTAGTAATTAACTTAAAACTTAGCTGTTATTGATGattctaaacattttgttttagatcagttagataatattaatttagacaTTTGTCAACTAAAATGCAAGTTaagacttttaatttaatattatttcataatatttcagGTTTCACTGGTGCTGACATTGCAAATGTCTGTAATGAAGCTGCACTGATTGCTGCCAGGGAACTGTCTTCTGACATTAGTATGAAAAACTTTGAACAGGCCATTGAAAGAGTTGTTGCTGgtatggaaaaaaaatcaaatgtcCTGCAACCTGAAGAACGAAAAATTGTAGCGTACCATGAAGCTGGTCATGCTGTAGCTGGTTGGTTTTTACAGCATGCAGATCCTTTATTAAAAGTGTCCATAATACCCAGAGGGAAAGGTCTTGGATATGCCCAATATTTACCTAAAGAACAGTACTTATACAGTAAAGAACAGTTATTTGATAGAATGTGCATGACACTTGGAGGTAGAGTAAGCGAAGAAATATTCTTTGGCAGAATAACAACTGGTGCTCaagatgatttaaaaaaaataactcaaAGTGCATATGCACAAATTGTACATTATGGAATGAATACAAAAGTGGgaaatatttcttttgaaaTGCCACAACCTGGTGAAATGGTTATTGATAAACCTTATTCAGAAAAAACTGCTGAATTGATTGACTCTGAAGTAagggttttaattaattctgcCCACAAACACACAAAAGAGTTGTTGGTCCAGCATAAAGGTAATATTGAAAAAGTTGCTGAACGTTTGCTGAAACAAGAGATCCTTAGTAGAGAAGACATGATTGAATTGTTAGGTCCTAGACCATTCCCTGAGAAGAGTACTTATGAAGAATTTGTAGCTGGCACAGGCTCATTAGATGAAGACACTACTTTACCAGAAGGCCTCAAGGATtggaataaagaaaaacagcCTACTATCCCACCTCCAGAAAGTATACCCCCAGGTCCCTCCAcaagtaaaaattaacattaatgtAGATGCTTGTTGCATTTTTAGTCAGtttatgtgtaataaatatgattaccTATAAGACTAAAGGGATTTTTGTTTACCAcattgtagttttttttaataattgttattagaTACTGAGAAACACCTAATGTGTGGCAAGACAGTATTCAGTTATTGatcataaaaacattttttatagctaGAATTTATGTATCACgcttgttaaaaaaataaattactgtaaTTACCCCAGATGTTTTTCTTGtttcaacaaataaaaataatttacaacaaTTTGGAGTaccaatatatttaattggcCACTggctgaaattaaaatttttacatttaaccTCTCCTCCACATACAATGAATTAAGGACAAGCACCGTCACGCCATCTTTAGTGAACTATACATAACACCGAAGTGTTCTATAGAGTGAGAGGGTTGCGATATTGTGCTAGCCCTGTACATAAGATACAAAGGAAcaacattaacaaaaaaacagggttatattaaaattataatatgaaaatattcaaatattgacCGAAATGCATTCAGCCTTCTTTctgttcatttaaatattcactaCATTACTTTATACATCACCAATTTCTTAAGTAAATTCAGCTTTTgtacaatataaaaagaatcttatatttaatattctatgTTATCTGCGTATGTGTACAACACGCCCGCACTCTTATACTTGATCTAAACGAGCgaagaattaaaagaaatttaacaaaaactatGGTAATTATTACAAGTACCTAcactattttctttattcatgTTCAACATTTTatgtcaatatttaattagtatcTATTCTTAAGACCTAGCCTAtgatattattaacattataaatgaCAAAAACGTATCTTCATGATATCATTCAACAATAATCCATTAACAATCGCAATCCATTCGCGCGTCtataaaacgaaaaatttaaaactaatctCAGTAACAACTCTATCAATGACAGTCTCTGACTTTTTCCCCTTTTGGTTTCCTACCTCTTTTCTTCCCCGACGTTACCCCTGCTAGTAACATTGCTGTTCGCTTAGCAAGACAAGATTTACAAAACCAGTCCTCTGTTGCGCCAGGTTCTTCTGTAATCCCGACGCATATCCAGTGGTACCAGCCATCACAACCATCGCACCCTATCATAGGCGAACCATTATCGGGCCTGCCGCATGCTGGGCAAACCCAAACTTTGTTTCCATGTTCATCTACATAATATGGAGTAGGCAAGGGGCCACTTGGTTTATCTACAGCTGGTTGTGATGCTTCTTCTGTAACTGAACCTGTTTCATCATCAAAATTTTCCACATGCCCCTTTTTAGACAAAggcttaaataatattctctTGTACTTAGAATTACTTGATGGGGGTCGATTCTTTCGTTGCGGTGAAGCCGGAGGAGAAGATGATGCTTGAGCTTCTGGTTCTCCAACATGATTGTTTTTAGAATGTTTCTGTTTTGGTGGCCGTGTGACCAGTGCTGAGATCTGGGCAAGTTCTGGTGATCTACTATGTTCACGCGATACTGGTTCCTCTTTCATAGGAGAATCATCTTCTCTTTTTATAGGTttaatgtttatcttaaaagTATCAGGAGAACTTGGAGGCATAGGAGAGTTTGAATTTGAAGATCCCAATTTAAGAGTTAATTTTGGTACTAGACCATCATTAGTAGCtaacttttctttctttttctccttcttttcttttttaatccTATCCTTTATCTCTTGTCTCTCTTCtttatcttttttcttttcagatttttctttacttttatcctttttatcttttttcttcttaattttaacACCATCTTTATCtcttttttcctttttatgaGATTTATCCTTTCTCTTTTCTGAACTTTCACCTTCTTCCCTTGTAATGACAGCTAAATCTTCTGGTTTTGGGGGAATTGTTTCAATATCTTGTGTAGGGTCAGAGTTCTTTATACTTACAGAAGGTTCTGGTGTTGGTAGCCTGACTGGCTGTGGTACTGGTAGTTCTTTAGGCGGCTCTTGTCTAACTGGTTCAGACTTTGGTGGATTTAATTCTATTGTTATATCAGGTTGCACTGGTGGCATTTTATAGACAttagatttgtgttctttattTGACTttgctttttgtttttgtaaaatatttggaaTGGTTGATGATTTGTGCTTGTCATGTCGATCTTTTTCATGGCCCATTCCAGGTGATTTATGCATCATTCTATCTTCATCATTGTCAACAGCTATAACTTCTAAACTTGGCCTTCTAAACATTGTAGGAATCTTACTTGAAGATGATCTTGAAGTATGTGGAAAATTGCCCATATTTGGTATAAGGTGATTAGGCAACCCTGGTAGAAAACTTGGCCCTGGTATCAATCCGGGCCCTCCACCTAAGGCAAATGGATTgctcattaaattttgtgaaTGCAGGCCTCGCAAAGCTGGATTATTAGCTAAACCAGTTAAAAAATCATTACCTAGTAGACCGGCATTTGGAATTAGCCCTGGACCAGGCATCATACCTCGACCAGGGGCCATTGTTGGAAAAAAGGGAAATCCAGGTGGTAATTGAGGCACTTTAGACTCTTTCTTTGGTCGTCCAAGTTTTGATGGTTTGTCATTtagtagttttatattttttttatctgctGTGCGCGCCATTTCAAATGCTAGTTGTtgttgtttctttaatttagcTTCTAGCTTGGCAGCCTTGTCTTTCTTATCTTTgtgtttcttttctttttttacttttggtGTTTCAGTCAAAAGTTTAGGAAGAGCAGCTtgcaaagatttatttattgataaagcTGGCTTTGGCTCAAATGGCAACATCCTTGTTGGAGGCATTGCTAAATTATTATCCAAAGAATCGTCATCAATATCTATAACTTCATGGGCTCTTATGTCAAATTCTTTTGCTAAATCTACTGGACtactattgttattattaacaatgttTTCATGAGGTTTTAACCTAGGTTCATCAGTAGTGGAATTCTGCAATCTTGAGATTATAGGATCAGAATGTAATCTTTCAGTTACAACctcagtaatatttttatcttcttTTGATTTGTTCgatattcttttaaatatattaatcttTGATCTATCTGGCTGGGATGCCAGTTTTTCTTCTTCATCCACCacttccttttttatttctctatCTGGTATAAAAGAGGACCCAGGTTGTTTATTTACAGAGAGTGGGTTTGAGACAAGAGGGGATTTGGAGATTGGGATTTTCCTTGGTACGGGTATTGCATCTTCAGGTGgtttaaagctttttaaaataggttgAGGTGAAGGAAAATCAATTGGTTCTTGTTTAATAACTGGTCTCAAGGATTCAGTAATAGCTGGTGAAGATGGTACTGATTGTGGAAGGGGTACAGGTTTTAGAGGCGGTGGAAACATCTTCGGCGCTGGCATTGTCACATGATTATGATGGGCCGGATGAATATCTTTACTTCGTTGAGGAGGATATCCAGGTGGATACCTATCTAATTTACTATTATCCCTAGATTTACTACTTTCTCCTTTATGACTTTTATCTTTTCTTTTACTTTTCATAACTTTTCCATTTAATAACTTACTTTTCTTTGTCTTCTTATCAGATTTTTCTGCTGACGGTACTTTTGCAGTATTACTATGATGAGAATTAACTTTATGTCTATCATGGTGTTTTTCAGAAATGATTGTTGGAGGACGTGCTTCTGgaagttttccttcacggGCAGGTGATAAGAAGCCAGACATAGTCATCATTACACTGCTTATTTCTCTTGTTCTTTCCTCCTCATCCAGTCGTAACCTTGGTCGTTTACTATTAGGTAACGACACTGGATCATTAGGTCTCTTGAAAATATCCTTAGATTTTTCTGGACTATCTGTAACTGATATTTCGGGACTTGCACATGAAGTGTTTTCAACACCATCAAAACCATTTTGACAAATCTCAACAGTACCAGCAACAGCTGGAGTATCTCGCTCTTTTTCAGGGTACATTGGTGGCAAATGTTCATGGACATGCATTGGTCTTGTAACAACTTCATGGCTACCAGGCTTAAGAAAGTTCAGGTTAGATTCTTTAGGTTTTGGAAAT encodes the following:
- the LOC125051836 gene encoding transcription initiation factor TFIID subunit 3 isoform X2; the encoded protein is MQSWRTGYCVCRMLRSFYVNTSFICILIDNFVGVIMSEAYAREVLRRNVAQICQTIGWNGINSTPLDILVHVLEKYICALGTQANKHAEQFNRTEPTLDDLGLVFRDLHVQLPELAEYTRCVPPVPPPVRTERFPKPKESNLNFLKPGSHEVVTRPMHVHEHLPPMYPEKERDTPAVAGTVEICQNGFDGVENTSCASPEISVTDSPEKSKDIFKRPNDPVSLPNSKRPRLRLDEEERTREISSVMMTMSGFLSPAREGKLPEARPPTIISEKHHDRHKVNSHHSNTAKVPSAEKSDKKTKKSKLLNGKVMKSKRKDKSHKGESSKSRDNSKLDRYPPGYPPQRSKDIHPAHHNHVTMPAPKMFPPPLKPVPLPQSVPSSPAITESLRPVIKQEPIDFPSPQPILKSFKPPEDAIPVPRKIPISKSPLVSNPLSVNKQPGSSFIPDREIKKEVVDEEEKLASQPDRSKINIFKRISNKSKEDKNITEVVTERLHSDPIISRLQNSTTDEPRLKPHENIVNNNNSSPVDLAKEFDIRAHEVIDIDDDSLDNNLAMPPTRMLPFEPKPALSINKSLQAALPKLLTETPKVKKEKKHKDKKDKAAKLEAKLKKQQQLAFEMARTADKKNIKLLNDKPSKLGRPKKESKVPQLPPGFPFFPTMAPGRGMMPGPGLIPNAGLLGGGPGLIPGPSFLPGLPNHLIPNMGNFPHTSRSSSSKIPTMFRRPSLEVIAVDNDEDRMMHKSPGMGHEKDRHDKHKSSTIPNILQKQKAKSNKEHKSNVYKMPPVQPDITIELNPPKSEPVRQEPPKELPVPQPVRLPTPEPSVSIKNSDPTQDIETIPPKPEDLAVITREEGESSEKRKDKSHKKEKRDKDGVKIKKKKDKKDKSKEKSEKKKDKEERQEIKDRIKKEKKEKKKEKLATNDGLVPKLTLKLGSSNSNSPMPPSSPDTFKINIKPIKREDDSPMKEEPVSREHSRSPELAQISALVTRPPKQKHSKNNHVGEPEAQASSSPPASPQRKNRPPSSNSKYKRILFKPLSKKGHVENFDDETGSVTEEASQPAVDKPSGPLPTPYYVDEHGNKVWVCPACGRPDNGSPMIGCDGCDGWYHWICVGITEEPGATEDWFCKSCLAKRTAMLLAGVTSGKKRGRKPKGEKVRDCH
- the LOC125051836 gene encoding transcription initiation factor TFIID subunit 3 isoform X1, whose product is MQSWRTGYCVCRMLRSFYVNTSFICILIDNFVGVIMSEAYAREVLRRNVAQICQTIGWNGINSTPLDILVHVLEKYICALGTQANKHAEQFNRTEPTLDDLGLVFRDLHVQLPELAEYTRCVPPVPPPVRTERFPKPKESNLNFLKPGSHEVVTRPMHVHEHLPPMYPEKERDTPAVAGTVEICQNGFDGVENTSCASPEISVTDSPEKSKDIFKRPNDPVSLPNSKRPRLRLDEEERTREISSVMMTMSGFLSPAREGKLPEARPPTIISEKHHDRHKVNSHHSNTAKVPSAEKSDKKTKKSKLLNGKVMKSKRKDKSHKGESSKSRDNSKLDRYPPGYPPQRSKDIHPAHHNHVTMPAPKMFPPPLKPVPLPQSVPSSPAITESLRPVIKQEPIDFPSPQPILKSFKPPEDAIPVPRKIPISKSPLVSNPLSVNKQPGSSFIPDREIKKEVVDEEEKLASQPDRSKINIFKRISNKSKEDKNITEVVTERLHSDPIISRLQNSTTDEPRLKPHENIVNNNNSSPVDLAKEFDIRAHEVIDIDDDSLDNNLAMPPTRMLPFEPKPALSINKSLQAALPKLLTETPKVKKEKKHKDKKDKAAKLEAKLKKQQQLAFEMARTADKKNIKLLNDKPSKLGRPKKESKVPQLPPGFPFFPTMAPGRGMMPGPGLIPNAGLLGNDFLTGLANNPALRGLHSQNLMSNPFALGGGPGLIPGPSFLPGLPNHLIPNMGNFPHTSRSSSSKIPTMFRRPSLEVIAVDNDEDRMMHKSPGMGHEKDRHDKHKSSTIPNILQKQKAKSNKEHKSNVYKMPPVQPDITIELNPPKSEPVRQEPPKELPVPQPVRLPTPEPSVSIKNSDPTQDIETIPPKPEDLAVITREEGESSEKRKDKSHKKEKRDKDGVKIKKKKDKKDKSKEKSEKKKDKEERQEIKDRIKKEKKEKKKEKLATNDGLVPKLTLKLGSSNSNSPMPPSSPDTFKINIKPIKREDDSPMKEEPVSREHSRSPELAQISALVTRPPKQKHSKNNHVGEPEAQASSSPPASPQRKNRPPSSNSKYKRILFKPLSKKGHVENFDDETGSVTEEASQPAVDKPSGPLPTPYYVDEHGNKVWVCPACGRPDNGSPMIGCDGCDGWYHWICVGITEEPGATEDWFCKSCLAKRTAMLLAGVTSGKKRGRKPKGEKVRDCH